One window from the genome of Natronomonas pharaonis DSM 2160 encodes:
- a CDS encoding 3-hydroxyacyl-CoA dehydrogenase family protein, whose amino-acid sequence MQVTVLGAGSMGHGIAQSSAMAGYDVVLRDIEAERVENGIEEIRQNLEGGVERDKVSEAEMEATLDRIEGETDLAAAVSDAALVIEAVPEDMELKKDVLSDVEAETDAETVLASNTSSLSVTEMASALEHPERVVGLHFFNPPHLMDLVEIVIAEQTDDRAESFAVDYVREIDKEDIVVRDSAGFATSRLGLVTGLEAIRMVEEGVASPADIDEAMKLGYGYPMGPIELGDHVGLDVRLHIAEHLREELGERFRPPQALRQKVRAGKLGKKSGEGFYVWEDGERVGMSGDWGDDE is encoded by the coding sequence ATGCAGGTGACGGTACTGGGAGCCGGTAGTATGGGTCACGGAATCGCACAGAGCTCCGCGATGGCTGGCTACGATGTCGTTCTCCGCGACATCGAGGCCGAACGCGTCGAGAACGGTATCGAGGAGATACGGCAGAACCTCGAAGGCGGCGTCGAACGCGACAAGGTCTCCGAAGCCGAGATGGAGGCGACGCTCGACCGAATCGAGGGCGAGACCGACCTCGCCGCCGCCGTCTCGGATGCGGCGCTCGTTATCGAGGCGGTCCCCGAAGACATGGAGCTAAAAAAGGACGTCCTCTCGGACGTGGAGGCCGAAACCGATGCGGAGACGGTGCTGGCCTCGAACACGTCGTCGCTTTCGGTTACCGAGATGGCAAGTGCCCTCGAACATCCCGAACGCGTCGTTGGGCTTCACTTCTTCAACCCACCGCACCTGATGGACCTCGTCGAAATAGTCATCGCCGAACAGACGGATGACCGGGCCGAGTCGTTTGCTGTCGATTACGTTCGGGAAATCGACAAGGAAGACATCGTTGTCCGCGACAGCGCCGGGTTCGCCACCTCACGGCTCGGACTGGTGACCGGGCTTGAGGCCATCCGCATGGTCGAAGAAGGCGTCGCCAGCCCGGCCGACATTGATGAAGCGATGAAGCTCGGCTACGGCTACCCGATGGGGCCGATAGAGCTCGGCGACCACGTCGGTCTCGATGTCCGCCTCCATATCGCCGAACACCTTCGAGAGGAACTCGGTGAGCGATTCCGGCCGCCGCAGGCGCTTCGACAGAAGGTCCGAGCCGGTAAACTCGGCAAGAAGTCCGGTGAAGGCTTCTACGTCTGGGAGGACGGCGAACGCGTCGGCATGAGCGGCGACTGGGGTGATGACGAATGA
- a CDS encoding long-chain-fatty-acid--CoA ligase, with amino-acid sequence MTNLVTTVAETVESTPDAPAIVYEDTELTYEQFWTRAGQFAQALDDRGIGAGDRVGIYLPNLPQFVTAFYGTLRAGGIVVPMNPQYKAREIGHLLGDSGAKAVVSLADNVPNVLDVVAETDVEEVVSVGGDVDDATTFEAFLADETQPVVDRADDDVAVQPYTSGTTGTPKGVLLTHENIRWTTHANADVPHGGFQATDRLVGTLPLFHIYGMSVVMNGAMYSGGAYYPVPEWDATTVMDRIEDEELTIMFGVPAMFNDMINHPEVESYSLDSLRFVNSGGSSLPMEVLERFEELFGVELYEGYGLTETSPVTHANREGARRKGSIGKPLDGPGDTRVEAKVVDEDFETVPRVEAGPIDEEAADLHEITGELVVSGPNVMKGYYELPEANREAFTEDGGTRWFHTGDVCYWDEDGFFFVVDREKHMIVTGGYNVYPREVEELLFEHEDVADAAVVGVPDERRGETVKAFIVPTPDADASPEDIKQFCLDTLAEYKHPREVEFTEELPRTTTGKVQKFKIRDEE; translated from the coding sequence ATGACAAACCTCGTTACAACCGTAGCTGAGACTGTCGAATCGACCCCCGACGCCCCCGCAATCGTCTACGAGGACACAGAGCTCACCTACGAGCAGTTCTGGACCCGTGCCGGACAGTTCGCGCAGGCGCTTGATGACCGTGGCATCGGCGCTGGCGACCGCGTCGGCATCTACCTGCCGAACCTCCCGCAGTTCGTGACCGCGTTCTACGGGACGCTGCGTGCCGGCGGCATCGTCGTTCCGATGAATCCACAGTACAAGGCCCGCGAAATCGGCCACCTGCTCGGCGACAGTGGGGCGAAAGCCGTCGTTTCGCTCGCTGACAACGTACCGAACGTCCTCGATGTCGTCGCGGAGACGGACGTCGAAGAGGTCGTCAGTGTCGGCGGCGATGTCGACGACGCGACCACGTTCGAAGCGTTCCTCGCCGACGAGACACAGCCGGTCGTAGACCGTGCTGATGATGATGTCGCCGTCCAGCCGTACACTTCCGGGACGACCGGCACGCCGAAAGGCGTCCTGCTCACCCACGAGAATATCCGCTGGACGACACACGCCAACGCCGATGTCCCACACGGCGGCTTTCAGGCAACCGACCGGCTCGTCGGAACGCTTCCGCTGTTCCACATCTACGGGATGTCCGTCGTGATGAACGGGGCCATGTACAGCGGCGGCGCGTACTACCCCGTTCCCGAGTGGGATGCGACGACAGTGATGGACCGCATCGAAGACGAGGAACTCACCATCATGTTCGGTGTACCGGCGATGTTCAACGACATGATAAACCACCCTGAGGTCGAGTCCTACAGCCTCGATTCCCTTCGGTTCGTCAACTCCGGCGGCTCCAGCCTTCCGATGGAGGTCCTCGAACGCTTCGAGGAACTGTTCGGCGTCGAGCTCTACGAGGGGTATGGCCTCACCGAGACGAGCCCCGTGACACACGCCAACCGCGAGGGTGCACGCCGGAAGGGAAGCATCGGGAAGCCGCTCGACGGCCCCGGTGACACCCGAGTTGAGGCGAAAGTCGTCGACGAGGACTTCGAGACTGTCCCGCGTGTCGAAGCAGGGCCTATCGACGAGGAGGCGGCCGACCTCCACGAGATTACCGGTGAGCTGGTCGTGTCCGGGCCGAACGTCATGAAAGGCTACTACGAACTCCCGGAGGCAAACCGCGAAGCCTTCACCGAAGACGGCGGCACCCGATGGTTCCACACTGGCGACGTCTGTTACTGGGACGAGGACGGGTTCTTCTTCGTCGTCGACCGCGAAAAGCACATGATCGTGACTGGCGGGTACAACGTCTACCCGCGGGAAGTCGAGGAGCTACTCTTCGAACACGAGGATGTGGCCGACGCGGCCGTCGTCGGTGTCCCCGACGAGCGCCGCGGCGAGACGGTCAAGGCGTTCATCGTGCCGACCCCGGATGCGGACGCATCGCCGGAGGATATCAAGCAGTTCTGCCTTGATACCCTCGCCGAGTACAAACACCCCCGAGAGGTCGAGTTCACCGAAGAGCTACCCCGAACGACGACCGGCAAAGTACAGAAGTTCAAAATCCGCGACGAGGAATAA
- a CDS encoding TAXI family TRAP transporter solute-binding subunit yields the protein MDPQSSSQSVRMSRRSVLGAVGAGATAALAGCSGGQDGDPLRMRTSTEGTTAYAANQGIAAVINEHTDEIFAEAQTSPGTEANLGALSNEEAEMVYLQNWSAHEIAQGIGQIGDLDFQVAQVFHYYDLPWFFCTATDDIESLSDIESDHSVSPTPEGSGTAPALEHALDIATDGYERQSITYGEQGSAMQEGRLDVGAGTYLNFDIEPGWLQEMMSTVDLTILDVEDGTVDAWEDDDRLLIESFPGSDLEAGEATPAAVPETVYCPTFAYNFVSRADLDYDLVYEFLTVMHEHRMELEEYSAVLASLEDEAFWVENAYDDIPFHPAAADFYEEIGVWSDEFERADES from the coding sequence ATGGACCCCCAATCTAGTAGTCAGTCTGTACGGATGAGTCGGCGGTCGGTTCTCGGCGCTGTCGGTGCTGGTGCGACAGCCGCGCTCGCAGGTTGTTCCGGTGGACAGGACGGCGACCCCCTGCGGATGCGGACGAGTACGGAGGGAACGACCGCCTACGCCGCGAATCAGGGCATCGCGGCGGTTATCAACGAACACACCGACGAGATATTCGCGGAAGCACAGACCAGCCCCGGGACGGAGGCAAATCTCGGTGCCCTCTCGAACGAGGAAGCCGAGATGGTCTACCTCCAGAACTGGTCGGCCCACGAAATCGCCCAGGGAATCGGCCAGATCGGCGACCTCGATTTCCAGGTCGCACAGGTCTTTCACTACTACGACCTCCCGTGGTTCTTCTGTACGGCCACCGACGACATCGAGTCGCTCTCGGATATCGAATCGGACCACAGCGTTTCGCCGACCCCGGAGGGCTCCGGTACCGCACCGGCACTCGAACATGCGCTCGATATCGCTACCGACGGCTACGAGCGTCAGAGCATCACCTACGGTGAACAGGGGAGCGCGATGCAGGAGGGGCGGCTCGATGTCGGTGCCGGCACCTACCTGAACTTCGATATCGAGCCCGGATGGCTCCAAGAGATGATGAGCACGGTCGACCTCACGATATTGGATGTCGAGGACGGCACCGTCGATGCGTGGGAGGACGACGACCGGCTACTCATCGAGTCGTTCCCCGGGTCCGACCTCGAAGCGGGCGAAGCGACGCCGGCGGCGGTTCCCGAGACGGTCTACTGCCCGACCTTCGCGTACAACTTCGTTTCGCGTGCCGACCTCGATTACGACCTCGTGTACGAGTTCCTGACGGTCATGCACGAACACCGCATGGAGCTTGAGGAGTACAGCGCCGTGCTCGCGTCGCTGGAAGACGAGGCGTTCTGGGTCGAGAATGCCTACGACGATATCCCGTTCCACCCCGCAGCGGCCGACTTCTACGAGGAGATCGGCGTCTGGAGCGACGAGTTCGAACGCGCTGACGAGAGCTGA
- a CDS encoding TRAP transporter permease: MELPIPFASRLNRRLPAFVAASLPERVTVTRLLVLNALVSLFAILFTLWTVYYAYSLMWMRLRYSNVFLGLGLALYYLDVVRRRYKTAAESSDGDAAADAATQSGSGTAAAAAVPSVGGPVSRGLGTARTLYNRIDPYLAVGFAGLALATTAYVEFNFQRLHEDVHLMGHTQVDLVVGALLILLVIDATRRAFGNIIAGVTVVSIAYAHVVFATLLPGVLRHTGYGWERIARQGAIDLTGVYHETLMGIGSTWVAIFIMFAGIAKAYGLMDFVLDVGRELGKALKTGVVQIAVIASMIMGSITGSAAANTATTGSFTIPMMQDQGISDEFSAAIESVASAGGQMLPPVMGVAAFLMADLLGESYLTIVQAGVIPAALFYLSVGIGIHFAILRYGWLSSETGSFDWRMLLRGVHFAIPLGVLIVTLVVLRYTPLYAGLYTIATIFAVGSLKLVAVDIWKVYAAEASSPSVPGLLAWLPGHALSGVSGLGSAARGVVWSVREVARVVKQVALGLRRGGLEMAPLVGVLAAMGVIIEMLTFTGLAPRVSTGILGLGGGLLVVVLVLAMIASILFGLGMPTPAAYVLVVVLVVPGVTEMGVPDITAHMFVFYFAMLSAITPPVAISVAIGSRIAGTSFVRACVQALRIGAPGFIIPFAFVTNNSLIYWSQETLVAFPVVLAGTVGLIVATIGFDGARELSVPVRGLFVAAACGAMFGSLVGVWLQVVAAAVIVGALAYAKVVVGYDTDRQADPESASA, translated from the coding sequence ATGGAGCTCCCAATCCCGTTCGCGAGCCGTCTCAACCGCCGGCTACCTGCGTTCGTAGCGGCGTCGCTTCCGGAGCGAGTGACGGTGACGCGGCTGCTCGTACTCAACGCGCTTGTGTCGCTGTTTGCCATCCTCTTTACGCTCTGGACGGTCTACTACGCCTACTCGCTGATGTGGATGCGGCTCCGGTACTCGAACGTCTTCCTCGGTCTCGGACTTGCGCTCTACTATCTCGACGTCGTCCGGCGTCGCTACAAGACAGCAGCGGAGTCCTCCGACGGCGATGCGGCGGCAGACGCCGCGACACAGTCCGGCTCGGGGACAGCCGCGGCGGCTGCGGTACCAAGCGTCGGCGGTCCGGTGAGCCGGGGTCTCGGGACCGCCCGGACCCTCTATAACCGCATCGACCCGTATCTCGCTGTCGGGTTCGCTGGGCTCGCGCTTGCGACTACGGCGTACGTCGAGTTCAATTTCCAGCGGCTCCACGAGGACGTTCACCTGATGGGACACACACAGGTTGACCTCGTTGTCGGGGCGCTTCTGATACTGCTCGTCATCGATGCGACCCGGCGCGCGTTCGGGAACATCATTGCCGGTGTGACCGTCGTCTCCATCGCTTACGCCCACGTTGTCTTTGCGACGTTGCTCCCCGGAGTGCTCCGCCACACCGGATACGGCTGGGAGCGCATCGCTCGGCAGGGGGCAATCGACCTCACCGGTGTCTACCACGAGACGCTGATGGGCATCGGCTCGACGTGGGTTGCCATCTTCATCATGTTCGCCGGCATTGCCAAGGCCTACGGCCTGATGGATTTCGTCCTCGATGTCGGCCGTGAACTCGGGAAGGCGCTCAAGACCGGCGTCGTCCAAATCGCGGTTATCGCAAGCATGATTATGGGCTCGATTACCGGCAGTGCCGCCGCCAACACCGCGACAACCGGGAGCTTCACGATTCCGATGATGCAAGACCAAGGCATCAGCGACGAGTTCTCGGCGGCCATCGAGTCGGTTGCCTCCGCCGGCGGCCAGATGCTTCCGCCGGTCATGGGCGTCGCCGCGTTCCTCATGGCCGACCTGCTCGGTGAGAGTTACCTCACTATCGTTCAGGCCGGCGTCATTCCGGCTGCACTGTTTTATTTGAGTGTCGGCATCGGCATCCACTTCGCCATCCTCCGGTACGGCTGGCTGTCCTCCGAGACGGGGTCGTTCGACTGGCGGATGCTGCTCCGTGGGGTCCACTTTGCCATCCCGCTTGGGGTGCTCATCGTGACGCTCGTCGTCCTGCGCTATACGCCGTTGTATGCCGGCCTCTACACGATTGCGACCATCTTCGCTGTCGGGAGCCTCAAACTCGTCGCCGTGGATATCTGGAAGGTGTACGCCGCCGAAGCATCGTCGCCGTCGGTGCCGGGCCTGCTTGCGTGGCTCCCCGGACACGCTCTGAGTGGCGTCTCCGGACTGGGCTCGGCCGCCCGCGGTGTCGTCTGGTCGGTCCGTGAAGTCGCCCGCGTCGTCAAGCAGGTCGCGCTCGGGCTCCGGCGCGGCGGCTTGGAGATGGCGCCGCTTGTCGGCGTTCTCGCTGCAATGGGCGTCATCATCGAGATGCTGACCTTCACCGGGCTCGCCCCCCGGGTGAGCACCGGCATTCTCGGGCTCGGCGGTGGACTGCTCGTCGTCGTTCTCGTGTTGGCGATGATAGCAAGCATCCTCTTCGGCCTCGGGATGCCGACGCCCGCGGCGTACGTGCTGGTCGTCGTTCTCGTCGTCCCCGGCGTGACCGAGATGGGCGTCCCCGATATCACCGCCCACATGTTCGTCTTCTACTTCGCGATGCTGTCGGCGATTACGCCGCCGGTCGCCATCTCGGTGGCCATCGGCTCCCGCATTGCAGGCACGAGCTTCGTCCGGGCCTGTGTGCAGGCGCTGCGAATCGGCGCGCCCGGGTTCATCATCCCGTTTGCGTTCGTGACGAACAACAGCCTCATCTACTGGTCCCAAGAGACGCTCGTGGCGTTCCCCGTCGTCCTCGCCGGCACGGTGGGGCTCATCGTCGCCACCATCGGCTTTGACGGGGCGCGCGAACTCTCCGTCCCGGTCCGGGGGCTCTTTGTCGCCGCTGCCTGCGGCGCGATGTTCGGCTCTCTGGTGGGTGTCTGGCTGCAGGTCGTCGCTGCGGCCGTCATCGTCGGGGCGTTGGCGTATGCGAAGGTCGTTGTCGGCTACGACACCGACCGGCAGGCCGACCCTGAATCGGCCTCCGCCTGA
- a CDS encoding acyl-CoA dehydrogenase family protein: MAFSLSDEHEAIRDAVREFGENEIKPVAEEHDRKGEYPLELRKKAAEYDFVAPSIPMEYDGAGMDKISSTIVTEELWRADPGIGSAIGSAGFGTNMILEFGDDWMKEEWLPKVANGETASCSMISEPAHGSNVAGIETVAEEDGDGYVLNGSKMWITNGTVADVGVLMAKTSPGEGHQGITAFLVEMDRDGVTTDKIDNKLGIRASDLAEVVVDDVRVPEENVIGEVDKGFYQLMEFFASGRTSVAAQAVGAAQGALDAAIEYADQREQFGQKINEFQAIEHKLAEMATQVEAARSLTYRAATEVEQNNQSVAAQFSSMAKLFASEMAVDVADEGIQVHGGSGYVTDYPAERYYRDARITKIYEGTSEIQKNIIADQLL, encoded by the coding sequence ATGGCTTTCAGTCTGTCAGACGAGCACGAAGCGATCCGTGATGCCGTTCGCGAATTCGGCGAGAACGAAATCAAGCCCGTCGCCGAAGAACACGACCGCAAAGGGGAATACCCGCTCGAACTCCGTAAGAAGGCTGCCGAGTACGACTTCGTCGCGCCGAGCATTCCGATGGAGTACGACGGGGCCGGCATGGACAAGATCTCCAGCACCATCGTGACGGAGGAGCTGTGGCGTGCCGACCCGGGTATCGGCTCGGCCATCGGCTCGGCCGGCTTCGGGACGAACATGATCCTCGAGTTCGGCGACGACTGGATGAAAGAGGAGTGGCTTCCCAAGGTCGCCAACGGGGAGACGGCTTCCTGTTCGATGATCTCCGAGCCCGCACACGGGTCCAACGTCGCCGGCATCGAGACCGTCGCCGAGGAAGACGGCGACGGCTACGTGCTCAACGGCAGCAAGATGTGGATTACGAACGGGACGGTCGCTGATGTCGGCGTCCTGATGGCGAAGACCAGCCCCGGCGAGGGCCACCAGGGAATCACGGCTTTCCTCGTGGAGATGGACCGCGACGGTGTCACGACCGATAAGATAGACAACAAGCTCGGCATCCGTGCGTCCGACCTCGCGGAAGTCGTCGTCGACGACGTTCGCGTCCCCGAAGAAAACGTCATCGGCGAAGTCGACAAGGGCTTCTACCAGCTCATGGAGTTCTTCGCCTCCGGTCGGACAAGCGTTGCCGCCCAGGCTGTCGGCGCAGCACAGGGCGCACTCGATGCGGCGATCGAGTACGCCGACCAGCGAGAGCAGTTCGGCCAGAAGATCAACGAGTTCCAGGCTATCGAGCACAAGCTCGCGGAGATGGCGACACAGGTTGAGGCGGCTCGCTCGCTTACCTACCGCGCTGCGACCGAAGTCGAGCAGAACAACCAGAGCGTTGCCGCGCAGTTTTCGAGCATGGCGAAGCTCTTTGCCAGTGAGATGGCCGTCGATGTCGCCGACGAGGGGATTCAGGTCCACGGCGGCTCCGGCTACGTTACCGACTACCCCGCAGAGCGGTACTACCGCGACGCCCGTATCACGAAGATCTACGAGGGAACGAGCGAGATTCAAAAGAACATCATCGCCGACCAGCTGCTGTAG
- a CDS encoding IclR family transcriptional regulator yields the protein MDDDSTDDVGVTTTRKTFEILEVLRDEEGLSIAEITRRTSLTKSTVYRHLKTLVDTGYAIEREGAYYIGLKHLEIAEQARNREPGYTIAQRKVFELGRETDERSVFLVEEEDEGVYLHRYDSPTSTMVGQRRPLHALATGKAILAERDGEQIDRFVAENDLERYTENTITTPEALLEEVESVREQGYATNDGEYMEGLFGVAVPVYTPDDDLLGSLGLFGPRSRFSEEYIQETVLDRLWDKAGEVRVTLAYG from the coding sequence ATGGACGACGACTCGACAGACGACGTGGGGGTGACGACGACCCGGAAAACGTTCGAGATTCTCGAAGTACTCCGGGACGAGGAGGGGCTTTCGATAGCCGAAATCACCCGCCGAACCAGCCTCACGAAAAGCACTGTCTACCGACATCTGAAGACGCTCGTCGACACGGGATATGCCATCGAGCGCGAGGGGGCCTACTACATCGGGCTCAAGCATCTCGAAATCGCAGAGCAAGCCCGAAACCGGGAGCCCGGATACACGATAGCACAGCGAAAAGTCTTCGAGCTCGGTCGAGAGACCGACGAGCGCTCCGTATTTCTCGTCGAAGAGGAAGATGAGGGGGTCTATCTCCATCGATACGACAGCCCGACGAGTACGATGGTCGGCCAGCGGCGGCCGTTACACGCGCTGGCGACTGGGAAGGCGATTCTCGCAGAGCGGGATGGCGAGCAAATCGACCGGTTCGTGGCCGAAAACGACCTGGAACGATACACCGAAAACACGATTACGACACCGGAAGCGCTGCTGGAAGAAGTTGAGTCGGTCCGCGAGCAGGGGTATGCGACGAACGACGGCGAGTACATGGAGGGGCTCTTTGGCGTCGCAGTGCCCGTCTACACGCCCGACGACGACCTGCTCGGGTCGCTGGGGCTCTTCGGTCCCCGCAGCCGGTTCTCCGAAGAGTACATCCAGGAGACGGTGCTCGACCGACTCTGGGACAAGGCCGGCGAGGTCCGGGTCACGCTCGCCTACGGGTGA
- the mch gene encoding methenyltetrahydromethanopterin cyclohydrolase — translation MESLNRMAVELVDEAVDFADELAIEIEELDNGAMVCDFGVEATGGIEAGLLLTEIQTGGLATVQTTVGEVADAPLTHVEVSSDHPGIAFLAAQKAGWEISVDGFEGLGSGPARALVAEEEEHQRLGYRDAADFAVLAIESDRLPTEAVAEQVAERAGVPTSSVFLPTFSTASITGSVALAARAGELAAFRLSELGYDPLDMLSATASAPVAPIAGDDETAMARTNDALAYGGRVHLTVDSDFERLSEATSTASDEFGTPFADIFESHEWDFQDLPVEVFAPAQVTFDVAGGGLDVVGELNEELLAESFGIESA, via the coding sequence ATGGAAAGTCTCAATCGGATGGCCGTCGAACTGGTCGACGAGGCCGTCGACTTCGCCGACGAACTCGCTATCGAAATCGAGGAACTCGACAACGGCGCGATGGTCTGTGACTTCGGCGTCGAGGCGACCGGCGGCATCGAGGCGGGATTGCTGCTGACCGAAATCCAGACCGGCGGGTTGGCGACCGTCCAGACCACCGTCGGGGAGGTCGCCGATGCGCCGCTCACCCATGTCGAGGTCTCGTCCGACCATCCCGGAATCGCGTTCTTGGCCGCACAGAAGGCTGGCTGGGAGATATCCGTCGACGGCTTCGAAGGACTCGGCAGCGGCCCGGCACGCGCGCTCGTGGCGGAAGAAGAAGAGCACCAGCGGCTCGGCTACCGCGACGCCGCCGACTTTGCCGTGCTGGCGATAGAAAGCGACCGGCTCCCGACAGAAGCCGTCGCCGAACAGGTCGCCGAACGCGCCGGCGTTCCGACATCGAGCGTCTTCCTGCCGACCTTTTCGACGGCCAGTATCACCGGCAGCGTTGCGCTCGCCGCACGCGCCGGCGAACTGGCTGCGTTCCGGCTCTCAGAGCTCGGCTACGACCCGCTTGATATGCTTTCGGCGACCGCCTCAGCACCGGTCGCGCCCATCGCCGGCGACGACGAAACCGCGATGGCACGGACAAACGACGCGCTCGCATACGGCGGTCGCGTCCATCTAACGGTCGACAGCGACTTCGAGCGGCTGTCGGAGGCCACGTCGACGGCTTCCGACGAGTTCGGCACGCCGTTTGCCGACATCTTCGAGTCCCACGAGTGGGACTTTCAGGACCTCCCCGTCGAGGTGTTCGCCCCGGCACAGGTCACATTCGATGTCGCGGGCGGCGGGCTCGACGTCGTCGGAGAGCTGAACGAGGAACTCCTCGCCGAGAGCTTCGGCATCGAATCCGCCTGA
- a CDS encoding acyl-CoA dehydrogenase family protein: protein MLDFVQLEGDLDQEERLIRDTAREFVEEHVKPDIGEHFQEGTFPTELIPKMGELGFYAPNLEGYGSPNVSETAYGLLMQELEAGDSGLRSMASVQGALVMYPIHAYGSEAQKEEWLPKLGQGEAVGCFGLTEPEHGSNPSAMETHAEADGDGYVLNGAKTWITNSPISDVAVVWARDRSADDTPVRGFLVETDRDGVTTNKITDKLSLRASITGEIGLNDVYVPEENVLPGVSGMKGPLSCLTQARYGIAWGAVGAARDAFEEARQYATDRDQFGGPIGRFQLQQDKLAEMATQITLAQLLAYRLAELKERGDMRPQHVSMSKRNNVRMARNQARIAREMLGGNGITTDYSPMRHMANLETVYTYEGTHDIHTLILGEDLTGLQAYQ from the coding sequence ATGCTGGATTTCGTTCAGCTCGAGGGAGACCTCGATCAAGAAGAGCGGTTAATCCGTGACACCGCCCGCGAGTTCGTCGAAGAGCACGTCAAACCGGATATCGGCGAACACTTCCAGGAGGGAACGTTCCCGACCGAACTCATCCCCAAGATGGGTGAACTCGGCTTCTATGCTCCCAATCTCGAAGGCTACGGGTCGCCGAACGTCTCGGAGACCGCGTACGGGCTCCTGATGCAGGAGCTTGAGGCGGGTGACTCGGGACTCCGCTCGATGGCCTCCGTTCAGGGCGCACTCGTCATGTACCCGATTCATGCCTACGGCAGCGAAGCACAGAAAGAAGAATGGCTGCCGAAGCTCGGGCAGGGCGAGGCCGTCGGCTGTTTCGGACTCACCGAACCGGAACACGGCTCGAACCCGTCGGCGATGGAGACCCACGCCGAAGCCGACGGCGACGGCTACGTGCTCAACGGCGCGAAGACGTGGATCACGAACTCGCCGATATCCGACGTGGCAGTCGTGTGGGCGCGTGACCGCTCGGCTGACGACACCCCTGTGCGCGGGTTCCTCGTCGAAACCGACCGCGACGGCGTCACCACGAACAAGATTACTGACAAGCTCTCGCTGCGGGCGTCCATCACCGGCGAAATCGGCCTGAATGACGTGTACGTGCCCGAAGAGAACGTGCTCCCGGGCGTCTCAGGGATGAAAGGTCCGCTCTCGTGTCTCACACAGGCCCGGTACGGTATCGCGTGGGGCGCGGTCGGTGCGGCACGGGACGCCTTCGAGGAGGCCAGGCAGTACGCCACAGACCGCGACCAGTTCGGCGGTCCCATCGGCCGATTCCAGCTGCAGCAGGACAAGCTCGCTGAGATGGCAACCCAGATTACGCTGGCACAGCTTCTCGCGTACCGCCTCGCAGAACTGAAAGAACGCGGCGACATGCGACCCCAGCACGTCTCGATGTCGAAGCGTAACAACGTCCGGATGGCACGCAACCAAGCCCGCATCGCCCGCGAGATGCTCGGCGGCAACGGCATCACGACCGACTACTCACCGATGCGCCACATGGCGAACCTCGAAACCGTCTACACCTACGAGGGGACCCACGACATCCACACGTTGATTCTCGGCGAGGACCTCACCGGGCTGCAGGCCTACCAGTAA
- a CDS encoding enoyl-CoA hydratase/isomerase family protein, whose product MSDEALDGLDDEFELVSIDVADTVKKVVTVSIERPDARNALNSQVRTELKRAVAAAEADDDVRVLVLTGGEGSGAFVAGADITEFKDRDLVEQREASERPRIYETVDDASIPVIARINGHALGGGCELAQACDIRIAAEGAKLGQPEINLGLIPGGGGTQRLARLVGEGQAMRLILSGELIDASEAKDIGLVDEVYAEENLDEGVYDLAGSIAQKSPVALELAKDAIKAGSRMGLEEGLDYESELFVQLFATADKDEGIQAFLDGRDPEFTGK is encoded by the coding sequence ATGAGCGATGAAGCCCTCGACGGCCTCGATGATGAATTCGAGTTAGTTTCCATAGATGTCGCTGATACTGTCAAAAAGGTTGTAACTGTATCCATCGAGCGGCCGGACGCCCGCAACGCGCTCAACAGTCAGGTTCGCACCGAACTGAAGCGTGCTGTCGCCGCCGCCGAAGCCGACGACGATGTCCGAGTGCTGGTCCTCACCGGCGGCGAGGGCTCAGGTGCGTTCGTCGCTGGCGCTGACATTACCGAATTCAAGGACCGCGACCTCGTCGAACAGCGCGAGGCCAGCGAGCGGCCGCGCATCTACGAGACAGTCGACGACGCGTCGATACCGGTCATCGCTCGCATCAACGGCCACGCCCTCGGCGGCGGCTGTGAGCTCGCACAAGCCTGCGACATCCGGATTGCGGCGGAAGGGGCGAAACTCGGGCAGCCGGAGATAAACCTCGGCCTGATTCCCGGCGGCGGCGGCACCCAGCGACTTGCCCGCCTTGTCGGCGAAGGACAGGCCATGCGGCTGATTCTCTCCGGCGAGCTCATTGACGCCTCGGAAGCAAAGGATATCGGTCTCGTTGACGAGGTCTACGCCGAAGAAAACCTCGACGAGGGTGTCTACGACCTTGCGGGGTCTATTGCCCAGAAAAGCCCGGTTGCCCTCGAACTCGCGAAGGACGCTATCAAGGCCGGGTCGCGCATGGGGCTCGAAGAAGGCCTCGATTACGAGTCGGAGCTCTTCGTTCAACTGTTCGCTACTGCGGACAAAGACGAAGGTATTCAGGCGTTCCTCGACGGTCGCGACCCCGAGTTCACCGGAAAATAA